A part of Larkinella insperata genomic DNA contains:
- a CDS encoding site-specific integrase has protein sequence MARTTEHKEGKATVKIIYRVDKTLKDGSHPFWIRITKNRKSTYIATGLSLHPKYWNEKATGYKEAIRRKYPEPVREELLVKLKQWEDKYVNGEKELANTDEVYDSKDVASKVAEGRNQTRRIGLLAYIDELVTGMVAAKQTGNSIIYRDLRNQLADFLTDEYKSRGADLPFIEVTVRFCNQLETFFRQRGNSDTTLSNRFRTLRAVLNKAIAEGVAKAEHYPFARNVSEKHKFSIGKFDTSTQKRAINRDDVRKLEAYQPVGTATGAWSSQKNTAEVERLQLAKNVFLFSFYCGGINFVDLAKLRWCNISVEADGNLRLSYIRQKTGGKFAVKLLPPAVAIVESYRSFTFNTLDSYIFPILETTAHITEVQINNRLHKVLGQVNKELKTLAGRAGINTPLTTYVARHSFATTLKQKGTATAVISQAMGHKTEAVTAVYLDSFASEIVDSAYDSLL, from the coding sequence ATGGCAAGAACGACCGAACACAAAGAAGGCAAAGCTACCGTAAAGATTATCTACCGTGTTGATAAGACTCTTAAAGACGGGTCACATCCTTTTTGGATACGCATCACCAAGAACCGCAAAAGCACCTACATTGCAACCGGCTTAAGTCTACATCCTAAATACTGGAATGAAAAAGCGACCGGCTATAAAGAAGCTATTCGCCGTAAATATCCTGAACCAGTCCGTGAAGAGCTATTGGTCAAATTAAAGCAATGGGAAGATAAATATGTCAACGGTGAAAAAGAACTTGCAAACACAGATGAGGTTTACGACTCAAAAGATGTTGCTTCCAAAGTAGCTGAAGGCCGGAATCAAACCCGTCGTATCGGGTTACTGGCTTATATTGATGAGTTGGTAACCGGAATGGTAGCCGCCAAACAGACGGGTAATAGCATTATCTACCGTGATTTGAGAAACCAGCTTGCCGACTTTTTGACCGATGAATATAAAAGCCGTGGTGCTGACCTGCCCTTTATTGAGGTAACAGTACGGTTTTGTAATCAATTAGAGACTTTCTTCCGGCAGCGGGGCAACTCTGACACTACCTTAAGCAATCGTTTTAGAACATTGAGGGCTGTGCTAAATAAAGCAATTGCTGAAGGGGTAGCCAAAGCCGAACATTATCCCTTTGCCCGTAACGTATCTGAAAAGCACAAATTCAGTATCGGCAAATTTGATACCTCAACCCAAAAACGGGCCATCAACCGGGATGATGTACGGAAGCTGGAAGCTTACCAACCTGTCGGAACGGCTACGGGAGCTTGGTCTAGTCAAAAGAACACTGCTGAAGTGGAGCGCCTTCAACTGGCTAAAAACGTATTTCTATTTTCTTTCTATTGTGGAGGGATCAACTTTGTTGACCTGGCAAAACTTCGTTGGTGCAACATCAGCGTGGAAGCAGATGGAAATTTGCGGCTATCCTACATACGCCAAAAAACAGGCGGGAAGTTTGCCGTTAAGCTGCTGCCTCCAGCGGTTGCTATTGTTGAGTCTTACCGCTCTTTCACTTTTAATACTCTTGATAGTTACATTTTTCCGATATTAGAGACAACGGCACACATTACGGAAGTGCAGATCAATAACCGGCTTCATAAGGTTTTGGGGCAGGTGAATAAGGAATTGAAGACGCTTGCTGGCCGTGCCGGAATCAATACACCATTGACCACTTATGTGGCCCGTCACTCCTTTGCTACTACGTTAAAACAGAAAGGAACCGCAACGGCGGTGATCAGTCAAGCAATGGGACATAAGACAGAGGCCGTTACCGCTGTCTATTTGGATTCGTTTGCGTCAGAGATTGTAGATTCAGCTTATGATTCTCTGTTGTAA